One Planctomycetota bacterium genomic window carries:
- a CDS encoding UDP-3-O-acyl-N-acetylglucosamine deacetylase, with protein MHAPRTVLRQPTDPVRGVGLFSARPASLSFLPGDARGRITLRRIDAGHTASTAPAHIAALHTNAAWAALPPAFPIRNTTLAASHADTPAQRAADASAHIFATVEHVLSALAGLGVWDAFIHLHDACEVPILDGSALPFVEALRPHLVRPAHDPGASAEPTPLSLRAPVEVRAGDASIRAEPAPEIDYTYALDYGPASPLPPQQARWTGDPDDYAANIAPARTFSLRAEAHAARAAGLFAHLSPRDMLVVGDDGAPIDNAWRMPHEPARHKLLDLIGDLALLGAPLHARVVAHRSGHALTHEFCRAVLAAAR; from the coding sequence ATGCACGCCCCGCGCACCGTGCTCCGTCAACCCACCGATCCTGTCCGGGGCGTCGGGCTCTTCAGCGCGCGCCCCGCCTCGCTCTCCTTCCTCCCGGGCGACGCCCGCGGGCGCATCACGCTCCGCCGCATCGACGCCGGCCACACTGCGAGCACCGCCCCCGCGCACATCGCCGCGCTGCACACCAACGCCGCATGGGCCGCCCTGCCGCCCGCCTTCCCCATCCGCAACACCACCCTCGCCGCGTCTCACGCCGACACGCCCGCCCAAAGGGCCGCCGACGCCTCGGCGCACATCTTCGCGACCGTCGAGCACGTCCTCTCCGCCCTCGCGGGGCTGGGCGTCTGGGACGCGTTCATTCACCTCCACGACGCGTGCGAAGTTCCCATCCTCGACGGCTCGGCGCTTCCATTCGTCGAGGCCCTCCGCCCGCACCTGGTGCGCCCGGCTCATGACCCCGGCGCATCCGCCGAGCCCACGCCGCTCTCGCTCCGCGCGCCCGTCGAGGTCCGCGCGGGCGATGCCTCCATCCGCGCCGAACCCGCACCGGAGATCGACTACACCTACGCGCTGGACTACGGCCCGGCCTCGCCGCTCCCGCCGCAGCAGGCCCGCTGGACGGGCGACCCCGACGACTACGCCGCGAACATCGCCCCCGCGCGCACGTTCTCGCTGCGCGCCGAGGCCCACGCCGCCCGGGCCGCCGGGCTCTTCGCGCACCTCTCCCCGCGCGACATGCTCGTCGTCGGCGACGACGGCGCGCCCATCGACAACGCGTGGCGAATGCCCCACGAGCCGGCGCGCCACAAACTCCTCGACCTCATCGGCGACCTCGCGCTGCTCGGGGCTCCCCTGCACGCGCGCGTCGTCGCGCACAGGAGCGGGCACGCCCTGACGCACGAGTTCTGCCGCGCCGTGCTCGCCGCCGCCCGCTGA
- a CDS encoding OmpH family outer membrane protein gives MHRSAAQDLGLSAFAVAAALAVLVGAAFSGNASPSRPVAPRPTTVAVVDLTAVMEQLAEFKDRNTEFGRRGDIIRAELQALDDKITQAQNELKNTIDKSDTKRQIDKLREIEENRIILKARQEAHKAVVELEQGEFVHSLYAKSIEAVKALAEKEGIDLVIADDRAIMTRPEAPIGENRRRMDARGIIFAAPHLSLTDRLVTIMNNDYSAGRATPAPAQGRP, from the coding sequence ATGCACCGCTCCGCCGCTCAGGACCTCGGGCTCTCCGCGTTCGCCGTCGCCGCCGCCCTCGCCGTGCTCGTGGGCGCCGCGTTCTCGGGCAACGCCTCCCCGTCGCGCCCCGTCGCCCCGCGTCCCACGACGGTCGCCGTCGTCGACCTGACGGCGGTCATGGAGCAGCTCGCCGAGTTCAAGGACCGCAACACCGAGTTCGGGCGGCGGGGCGACATCATCCGCGCCGAGCTGCAGGCCCTGGACGACAAGATCACCCAGGCGCAGAACGAACTCAAGAACACCATCGACAAGTCCGACACCAAGCGCCAGATCGACAAGCTGCGCGAGATCGAAGAGAACCGCATCATCCTGAAGGCCCGTCAGGAGGCCCACAAGGCCGTCGTCGAGCTCGAACAGGGCGAGTTCGTCCACAGCCTCTACGCCAAGTCGATCGAGGCCGTGAAGGCCCTCGCCGAGAAGGAAGGCATCGACCTCGTCATCGCCGACGACCGCGCGATCATGACCCGCCCCGAGGCGCCCATCGGCGAGAACCGCCGACGCATGGACGCCCGCGGCATCATCTTCGCGGCGCCCCACCTCAGCCTCACCGACCGCCTCGTCACCATCATGAACAACGACTACTCCGCCGGACGCGCGACCCCGGCGCCCGCGCAGGGTCGCCCCTAG
- the ptsP gene encoding phosphoenolpyruvate--protein phosphotransferase encodes MPSPTPPTPSSSASEGAAARTPGPDAAGGAAPGGAAPGAGAGEPGASAASGAGHGPAGAASPTIVFKALPVSPGIVIGKVLVIDDDVRRVTRRAILPASAPAEVARFDAAVAASIAEIRGVHARAEREMGKEAASIFLFHVGMLSDPSLVGPIRRMIERELVTADYAAANLLAGLADRFRAAGDSVFATKVNDIDDLSLRLQRHLAGDRARPLLEADERTVIVARDLTPSQTASFDRSRVVGFATDLGGMTSHTAIIAKALEIPAVVGCKTLLRAAADGMQIVLDGDEGLVILNPDASTLEKYGRLMEQRALFRVSLAVLSDLPSVTTDGTAVEILGNIELPDEAQKVLQHGGAGIGLYRTEYLFLTRSREPTEEEHFAAYARCVELCAGRSLTIRTVDLGADKYTQAMEEIPERNPFLGNRSIRYCLKNPGMFKRQLRAILRASALGPLQVMFPLISTIAELRQAKFLVHEVMEDLTEENIAFDAGIKLGMMVEVPSAAIQADSFAREADFFSIGTNDLVQYTLAVDRINERVAHLYTPTHPAVLRLIRDVSRTARRHKVPVSCCGETAGDLEYAMLLVGLGLRTLSVSSSSIPSLKRFIRSVSVQQCERAARQALALDSADQVARLLRDRARTFVPEAFDGRSVE; translated from the coding sequence GTGCCGTCGCCCACGCCGCCAACCCCATCGTCGTCCGCGAGCGAGGGGGCCGCTGCGCGAACGCCCGGCCCCGACGCGGCGGGCGGAGCGGCCCCGGGCGGGGCGGCCCCGGGCGCAGGGGCAGGGGAGCCGGGCGCATCGGCGGCGAGCGGGGCGGGGCACGGGCCCGCGGGGGCGGCGTCGCCGACCATCGTCTTCAAGGCGTTGCCGGTGTCGCCGGGGATCGTGATCGGCAAGGTCCTGGTGATCGACGACGACGTGCGCCGGGTGACGCGCCGGGCGATCCTGCCGGCGAGTGCGCCGGCGGAGGTGGCGCGGTTCGACGCGGCGGTGGCGGCGTCGATCGCGGAGATCCGCGGGGTGCACGCGCGGGCCGAGCGCGAGATGGGCAAGGAAGCGGCGTCGATCTTCCTGTTCCACGTGGGGATGCTGTCGGACCCGTCGCTGGTGGGGCCGATCCGCCGGATGATCGAGCGGGAACTGGTGACGGCGGACTACGCCGCGGCGAACCTGCTGGCGGGCTTGGCGGACCGGTTCCGGGCGGCGGGCGACAGCGTGTTCGCGACGAAGGTGAACGACATCGACGACCTCTCTCTGCGGCTGCAGCGGCACCTGGCGGGGGACCGGGCGCGCCCGCTGCTGGAGGCCGACGAGCGCACGGTGATCGTGGCGCGCGACCTGACGCCCTCGCAGACGGCGTCGTTCGATCGCTCGCGGGTGGTGGGGTTCGCGACGGACCTGGGGGGGATGACAAGCCACACGGCGATCATCGCCAAGGCGCTGGAGATCCCCGCGGTGGTGGGGTGCAAGACGCTGCTTCGTGCGGCGGCGGACGGGATGCAGATCGTGCTCGACGGGGACGAGGGGCTGGTGATCCTGAACCCGGACGCGTCGACGCTGGAGAAGTACGGGCGGCTGATGGAGCAGCGGGCGCTGTTCCGGGTGTCGCTGGCGGTGCTTTCCGACCTGCCCAGCGTCACCACGGACGGGACGGCGGTGGAGATCCTGGGGAACATCGAGCTCCCCGACGAGGCGCAGAAGGTGCTGCAGCACGGGGGCGCCGGGATCGGGCTGTACCGGACGGAGTACCTGTTCCTCACGCGCTCGCGCGAGCCGACGGAGGAGGAGCACTTCGCGGCGTACGCGCGCTGCGTGGAGCTGTGCGCGGGGCGGAGCCTGACGATCCGCACGGTGGACCTGGGGGCGGACAAGTACACGCAGGCGATGGAGGAGATCCCCGAGCGCAACCCGTTTTTGGGCAACCGGAGCATCCGGTACTGCCTCAAGAACCCGGGGATGTTCAAGCGCCAGCTGCGCGCGATCCTGCGGGCGAGCGCGCTGGGCCCGCTGCAAGTGATGTTCCCGCTGATCTCGACGATCGCGGAGCTGCGCCAGGCGAAGTTCCTCGTGCACGAGGTGATGGAGGACCTGACGGAGGAGAACATCGCCTTCGACGCGGGGATCAAGCTCGGGATGATGGTGGAGGTGCCCAGCGCGGCGATCCAGGCGGACTCGTTCGCGCGCGAGGCGGACTTTTTCTCGATCGGAACGAACGACCTCGTGCAGTACACGCTGGCGGTGGACCGGATCAACGAGCGCGTGGCGCACCTGTACACCCCGACGCACCCGGCGGTGCTGCGCCTGATCCGGGACGTGTCGCGGACGGCGCGCCGGCACAAGGTGCCCGTGTCGTGCTGCGGGGAGACGGCCGGCGACCTGGAGTACGCGATGTTGCTGGTCGGGCTGGGGCTGCGTACCCTGTCGGTCAGCAGCTCATCGATCCCGTCGCTCAAGCGGTTCATCCGGTCGGTCAGTGTGCAGCAGTGCGAACGCGCGGCCCGGCAGGCCCTCGCGCTCGATTCAGCGGACCAGGTCGCGCGGCTGCTGCGTGATCGGGCCCGGACATTCGTTCCCGAGGCGTTCGACGGAAGGTCCGTCGAGTAG
- a CDS encoding transcription termination factor Rho (An RNA-DNA helicase that actively releases nascent mRNAs from paused transcription complexes) has product MNTQGEFGNAGGGGQGRRRRRRRRGRGGGAAGQAPPHTPHNSNTPPAPQPRDHQPPPPRQGPGPLDVDGNPLSIRPGAKRFEDLTSIDPQPRYTLEYPGCPASCRLIDLFCPIGRGQRGLIVSPPKAGKTTLLKDIATAILRNHPDTEVVVLLVDERPEEVTDFRRTFVSPETERLAREVMARGEAAFREAAPPDADPHADPLGGSDATPAPPARPRVRVIASSNDHPVERHIEISISTLERCRRMVEAGRHVVILLDSLTRLGRAFNQSRRHASSGRTMTGGLDSRALEVPRQIFGAARNTEEAGSLTIIASCLVDTGSAADQVIFEEFKGSGNMELILDRKIAERRLFPAINLAESGTRKEDKLLTEQELKTMTALRRRLLAMHPPQQVEQLLAALQRFPTNAALVGSG; this is encoded by the coding sequence GTGAACACCCAAGGCGAGTTCGGAAACGCGGGCGGAGGCGGGCAGGGACGCCGGCGCCGGCGCAGGCGTCGAGGCCGGGGTGGCGGCGCCGCCGGGCAGGCCCCGCCCCACACCCCCCACAACTCCAACACCCCCCCCGCTCCCCAGCCGCGCGACCATCAGCCGCCCCCGCCGCGCCAGGGGCCTGGCCCGCTGGATGTCGACGGCAACCCCCTCAGCATCCGCCCGGGCGCCAAACGCTTCGAAGACCTCACCAGCATCGACCCCCAGCCCCGCTACACCCTCGAGTACCCCGGCTGCCCCGCCTCCTGCCGCCTCATCGACCTGTTCTGCCCCATCGGACGCGGCCAGCGCGGGCTCATCGTCTCGCCCCCCAAGGCCGGCAAGACCACGCTCCTCAAGGACATCGCCACCGCCATCCTGCGCAACCACCCCGACACCGAGGTCGTCGTGCTCCTGGTCGACGAGCGCCCGGAAGAAGTCACCGACTTCCGCCGCACCTTCGTCAGCCCCGAGACCGAACGCCTGGCGCGCGAGGTCATGGCCCGGGGCGAGGCCGCCTTCCGTGAAGCCGCCCCGCCCGACGCCGACCCCCACGCCGACCCCCTCGGCGGCTCCGACGCCACCCCCGCCCCGCCCGCCCGCCCCCGCGTCCGCGTCATCGCCAGCAGCAACGACCACCCGGTCGAACGCCACATCGAGATCTCGATCTCCACGCTCGAGCGCTGCCGGCGCATGGTCGAGGCCGGGCGCCACGTCGTCATCCTGCTCGACTCGCTCACCCGCCTGGGGCGCGCCTTCAACCAGAGCCGCCGGCACGCCAGCAGCGGGCGCACCATGACCGGCGGGCTCGACAGCCGCGCCCTCGAGGTGCCCCGCCAGATCTTCGGCGCCGCGCGCAACACCGAAGAGGCCGGCAGCCTCACCATCATCGCCAGTTGCCTGGTCGACACCGGCTCCGCCGCCGATCAGGTCATCTTCGAGGAGTTCAAGGGCTCGGGCAACATGGAGCTCATCCTCGACCGCAAAATCGCCGAGCGACGACTCTTCCCCGCCATCAACCTTGCCGAGAGCGGCACGCGCAAAGAAGACAAGCTCCTCACCGAGCAGGAACTCAAGACCATGACCGCCCTGCGCCGGCGGTTGCTCGCCATGCACCCGCCCCAGCAGGTCGAGCAGCTCCTCGCCGCCTTGCAGCGGTTCCCCACCAACGCCGCCCTCGTCGGCAGCGGGTAA
- the lpxD gene encoding UDP-3-O-(3-hydroxymyristoyl)glucosamine N-acyltransferase yields the protein MTTAPPRPDTPAHTSPRITSGELAATLGASLLGPADVTLTRMDSLDHAAPGALVFIRNHRFARRWPASQASAALISRSIALADLIPDFDPANPASPRPLLIVPDADMAAIRAAAFFTPPAPPAPPGIHPGAHVDPAASVHPTASIGPGCILRAGCVVGERAVLVAGVVLGLDARVGADTVLHPHVCVLDRCVVGERCILHAGVIIGADGFGYRPSAQGLVKVPQIGNVILENDIEIGANSCVDRATFGSTFVGSGTKIDNLVQIGHNCRIGRSCVICGHVALAGSVVLGDAVMLGGKVGVADGVEIGDRAKVAAYAGVATDLAPNGSYMGAPAGPASEWRRTLVALRRFSKRTGDTDR from the coding sequence GTGACCACCGCCCCCCCGCGCCCGGACACCCCGGCCCACACGTCGCCCCGCATCACCTCGGGCGAACTCGCCGCCACCCTCGGCGCGTCGCTGCTCGGCCCCGCCGACGTCACCCTCACCCGCATGGATTCCCTCGACCACGCCGCCCCGGGCGCGCTGGTCTTCATCCGCAACCACCGCTTCGCTCGCCGATGGCCCGCCTCCCAGGCCTCCGCCGCCCTCATCTCGCGCTCCATCGCGCTCGCCGACCTCATCCCGGACTTTGACCCCGCCAACCCCGCCTCGCCCCGCCCGCTGCTCATCGTCCCCGACGCCGACATGGCCGCGATCCGCGCCGCCGCCTTCTTCACCCCGCCCGCGCCCCCCGCGCCGCCGGGCATCCACCCCGGCGCGCACGTCGACCCCGCCGCCAGCGTGCACCCCACCGCCAGCATCGGCCCGGGCTGCATCCTCCGCGCCGGCTGCGTCGTCGGCGAGCGGGCCGTGCTCGTCGCGGGCGTGGTCCTCGGCCTCGACGCCCGCGTCGGCGCCGACACCGTCCTGCACCCCCACGTCTGCGTCCTCGACCGCTGCGTCGTCGGCGAACGCTGCATCCTCCACGCCGGCGTCATCATCGGCGCGGACGGCTTCGGCTACCGCCCCTCCGCCCAGGGCCTTGTCAAGGTCCCGCAGATCGGCAACGTCATCCTCGAGAACGACATCGAGATCGGCGCCAACTCCTGCGTCGACCGCGCCACCTTCGGCTCCACCTTCGTCGGCTCGGGCACCAAGATCGACAACCTCGTCCAGATCGGGCACAACTGCCGCATCGGACGCTCCTGCGTCATCTGCGGGCACGTCGCCCTCGCCGGCAGCGTCGTCCTGGGCGACGCCGTCATGCTCGGCGGCAAGGTCGGCGTCGCCGACGGCGTCGAGATCGGCGATCGCGCCAAGGTCGCCGCCTACGCCGGCGTCGCCACCGATCTCGCGCCCAACGGCAGCTACATGGGCGCCCCCGCCGGGCCCGCCAGCGAATGGCGACGCACCTTGGTCGCCCTCCGCCGCTTCAGCAAGCGCACGGGCGACACCGACCGCTAG
- the bamA gene encoding outer membrane protein assembly factor BamA, translating to MTVPPRPPHPVPRGTPHPSWLARRARPLALAAGLLVSLSPALGQPESTPPQPPPPAPGAADLEPFQGRPVRRIVFRVPAPTPQGAPQGAPESLSPSDEALARNQLRQIEGAPFDPRVVSQDISRLNRLGRFRRVEARVQQLADGSVELAYDVTLQPLITAVQTIGNRVFDDDELVKDLALEGTPVDPTQLERACRRIEAQYRARGYYNALATIDQAELDESGIVVFRIREGERILVTSVRFEGVTAFTPRQLQSAIKTREAWLIDRLRERASVDTDVLDADVGALIAYYRDRGYLDVRADRVVTPSADGREALVTFVIDEGQQYNVRAVLLRSAPGETPVFEPEQIAALIPLKAGDVYSDSQRSRSLQAIGRAYHALGYADARVGAEILREPGRPLVDIRFVITQGPPLRVGLVEVRGNAATRSDVIREQITIRPGDALDPVEIDESRKRLERLRLFETNSVRTAIQPGAGEDPGARDVLFEVQETNTRSFNFGAGVSSDASITGTISLTQTNFDITDIPTSWNEVWSGEAFYGGGQTFKIEALPGDRVRAFSISLTDPSAFGSDYSTSSSVYFRDRLYSAYTEQRVGARFSIGRRFGSRWQVNFPFVIETVDLREIDSDAPTEYFELEEGSTLASVGVRLSRTSVDNVAFPSVGSNAEVGLYQYVGEEAFTRTAAEYSRFFKLEEDALNRKTVLQLTARAGYILQDQEDVPFYERLYLGGQSFRGFGFRGVAPVGIRNDNGEPSDETVGGVFSFFAGAEIRRPLLTDLVSGVLFIDTGTVDEDLSFDKYRVSVGFGIRIYVEQLSSAPLAFDFGFPILKQDTDDTRILTFTFDLPFD from the coding sequence GTGACCGTTCCACCCCGGCCCCCTCATCCCGTCCCGCGCGGCACGCCGCACCCGTCGTGGCTCGCCCGCCGGGCACGGCCCCTCGCGCTCGCCGCGGGGCTGCTGGTTTCGCTCTCGCCGGCGCTCGGGCAACCTGAATCAACCCCGCCGCAGCCCCCGCCGCCGGCCCCCGGGGCGGCGGACCTCGAGCCCTTCCAGGGCCGCCCGGTGCGGCGCATCGTCTTCCGCGTGCCCGCGCCAACACCCCAAGGGGCACCGCAGGGGGCGCCCGAGAGCCTGTCGCCGTCGGACGAAGCCCTGGCGCGCAACCAGCTCCGCCAGATCGAGGGCGCCCCGTTCGACCCGCGCGTGGTCAGCCAGGACATCTCGCGCCTCAACCGCCTCGGGCGATTCCGGCGCGTCGAGGCGCGCGTGCAGCAGCTCGCCGACGGCTCGGTCGAACTCGCCTACGACGTCACCCTCCAGCCCCTCATCACCGCCGTCCAGACCATCGGCAACCGCGTCTTCGACGACGACGAACTGGTCAAGGACCTCGCCCTCGAGGGCACGCCCGTGGACCCCACGCAGCTCGAGCGCGCCTGCCGGCGCATCGAGGCGCAGTACCGCGCGCGGGGCTACTACAACGCGCTGGCCACCATCGACCAGGCCGAACTGGACGAGAGCGGCATCGTCGTCTTCCGCATCCGCGAGGGCGAGCGCATCCTCGTCACCAGCGTGCGCTTCGAGGGCGTCACCGCCTTCACGCCCCGCCAGCTCCAGTCCGCCATCAAGACGCGCGAGGCCTGGCTCATCGACCGCCTGCGCGAGCGCGCGAGCGTCGACACCGACGTGCTCGACGCCGACGTGGGCGCGCTCATCGCCTACTACCGCGATCGCGGGTACCTCGACGTCCGCGCCGACCGCGTCGTCACGCCCTCCGCCGACGGGCGCGAGGCGCTCGTCACCTTCGTCATCGACGAGGGCCAGCAGTACAACGTCCGGGCCGTGCTGCTCCGCTCGGCCCCGGGCGAGACGCCCGTCTTCGAGCCCGAGCAGATCGCGGCCCTCATCCCCCTCAAGGCGGGCGACGTCTACAGCGACTCGCAGCGCAGCCGCTCGCTGCAGGCCATCGGGCGCGCGTACCACGCGCTGGGCTACGCCGACGCCCGCGTGGGCGCCGAGATCCTCCGCGAGCCCGGTCGCCCGCTGGTGGACATCCGCTTCGTCATCACCCAGGGCCCGCCGCTGCGGGTCGGCCTGGTCGAGGTCCGGGGCAACGCCGCCACCCGCAGCGACGTCATCCGCGAGCAGATCACCATCCGCCCGGGCGACGCGCTCGACCCCGTCGAGATCGACGAGAGCCGCAAACGCCTCGAGCGCCTCCGCCTCTTCGAGACCAACTCGGTCCGCACCGCCATCCAGCCCGGCGCGGGCGAGGACCCCGGCGCCCGCGACGTGCTCTTCGAGGTGCAGGAGACCAACACCCGCTCCTTCAACTTCGGCGCGGGCGTCAGCTCCGACGCCTCCATCACCGGCACCATCTCCCTCACCCAGACCAACTTCGACATCACCGACATCCCCACCTCCTGGAACGAGGTCTGGTCCGGCGAGGCGTTCTACGGCGGGGGCCAGACCTTCAAGATCGAGGCCCTCCCGGGCGATCGCGTCCGCGCCTTCTCCATCTCCCTCACCGACCCCTCCGCCTTCGGCTCCGACTACTCCACCAGTTCCTCCGTCTACTTCCGCGATCGCCTCTACTCCGCCTACACCGAGCAGCGCGTCGGCGCCCGCTTCTCCATCGGGCGGCGGTTCGGCTCGCGCTGGCAGGTCAACTTTCCGTTCGTCATCGAAACCGTCGACCTCCGCGAGATCGACAGCGACGCTCCCACCGAGTACTTCGAGCTCGAAGAGGGCAGCACCCTCGCCAGCGTCGGCGTCCGCCTCTCGCGCACCAGCGTCGACAACGTCGCCTTCCCCTCCGTCGGCAGCAACGCCGAGGTCGGCCTCTACCAGTACGTCGGCGAAGAAGCCTTCACCCGCACCGCCGCCGAGTACTCCCGCTTCTTCAAGCTCGAAGAAGACGCCCTCAACCGCAAGACCGTGCTCCAGCTCACCGCCCGCGCCGGCTACATCCTCCAGGACCAGGAAGACGTCCCCTTCTACGAACGCCTCTACCTCGGCGGGCAGTCCTTCCGCGGGTTCGGCTTCCGGGGCGTCGCCCCCGTGGGCATCCGCAACGACAACGGCGAGCCCTCCGACGAGACCGTCGGCGGCGTCTTCTCCTTCTTCGCCGGCGCCGAGATCCGCCGCCCCCTCCTCACCGACCTCGTCTCGGGCGTGCTCTTCATCGACACCGGCACCGTCGACGAAGACCTCTCGTTCGACAAGTACCGCGTCTCGGTCGGCTTCGGCATCCGCATCTACGTCGAGCAGCTCAGCAGCGCCCCGCTCGCGTTCGACTTCGGGTTCCCCATCCTCAAACAGGACACCGACGACACGCGCATCCTCACGTTCACCTTCGATCTCCCGTTCGATTAA
- a CDS encoding type II secretion system protein → MTPTPRRTRPHARPSAGRLPAARRARAARRSSTGAFTLIELLVVLAIITIIVSITLPAVAGARESGRRTKCLANLKGIAVGLQLYMDQESKGLLPRVRPLNDGANENDPSLLDIMGKYTDAALPFRENGTGDWISPDPWRCPSDRSGGDAATDFKPLWQSSGTSYEYLPAFVMVAAETLTVRNPHFGVSKAYENFRPALPVLIDADDWHNPRFEVNRRSDMSNEARWERNAVFYGDWRAEKSPFFGDETVERLVIDTIQFGGGLGG, encoded by the coding sequence GTGACCCCCACGCCCCGCCGAACCCGCCCGCACGCCAGGCCGTCGGCCGGACGCCTCCCAGCCGCTCGGCGCGCCCGAGCTGCCCGTCGCAGCAGCACCGGGGCGTTCACGCTCATCGAGCTGCTCGTCGTCCTCGCCATCATCACGATCATCGTGAGCATCACGCTGCCCGCCGTCGCCGGCGCCCGCGAGAGCGGGCGTCGCACCAAGTGCCTGGCGAACCTCAAGGGCATCGCCGTCGGGCTTCAGTTGTACATGGACCAGGAGAGCAAGGGCCTGCTCCCCCGCGTGCGCCCGCTGAACGACGGCGCCAACGAGAACGACCCGTCGCTGCTCGACATCATGGGCAAGTACACCGACGCGGCCTTGCCCTTCCGCGAGAACGGCACGGGCGACTGGATCAGCCCCGACCCCTGGCGCTGCCCGTCGGACCGCTCCGGGGGCGACGCCGCCACCGACTTCAAGCCCCTCTGGCAATCCAGCGGCACGAGCTACGAGTACCTGCCGGCGTTCGTGATGGTCGCGGCCGAAACCCTCACCGTCCGCAACCCGCACTTCGGCGTGAGCAAGGCCTACGAGAACTTCCGCCCCGCGCTCCCCGTGCTCATCGACGCCGACGACTGGCACAACCCGCGCTTCGAGGTCAACCGGCGCTCCGACATGTCCAACGAGGCGCGCTGGGAGCGCAACGCCGTGTTCTACGGCGACTGGCGCGCCGAGAAGTCGCCCTTCTTCGGCGACGAGACCGTCGAGCGCCTGGTCATCGACACCATCCAGTTCGGCGGGGGGCTGGGCGGATGA